DNA sequence from the Clostridia bacterium genome:
CTTTTCACGAAACTCGACAGAAACACGGTGGGCCTTATCATCGGCGGCGGAGTCATTGTTGCGGTAGGCGTGGCTGACGACATTCTGGAGCTTAGGCCGCTTCCAAAGCTTCTCGGGCAGATCGCGGCAGCCCTGGTCCTCACTATGTTCGGAGTGAAAATCGAGTTCGTGACGAGCCCGTTCGGGGGAATGTACTACCTCGGGGTTCTGTCGATCCCAGTCACTGTGTTCTGGGTAGTCGCTTTCTCGAACGTAGTGAACTTCCTCGATGGTCTGGATGGGCTTGCTGCGGGGGTCTCTGCAATTGGAGCACTGGCCATGGCTTTCGCTGCGTTCGGAAAGGGGCAGGAAAGGCTGGTTGTGCTCTGCTTGAGCCTGGCAGGCAGCGCCCTGGGATTCCTGTATTTCAACTTCAACCCGGCGAAGATATTCATGGGCGATGCAGGAGCGATGTTCCTGGGCTTCACGGTTGCCGGAATATCCGCCATGGGCGCGCTCAAGAGGCCTGCCACCCTGGCTCTGCTCGTTCCCGTTCTGGTGATGGGGGTTCCAATTCTCGATACAGCCTTTGCGATTTTCCGGCGAGTGAAAGAGCACGTTTCTGTGGCAACTGGCGATCGTGATCACGTCCACCATAGGCTTCT
Encoded proteins:
- a CDS encoding MraY family glycosyltransferase, which codes for MIRYLGAILFSTACALLLTPQVRAYAIRRDIVDRPRERRVHTAPVALLGGVGMYIAFSAAAMLFTKLDRNTVGLIIGGGVIVAVGVADDILELRPLPKLLGQIAAALVLTMFGVKIEFVTSPFGGMYYLGVLSIPVTVFWVVAFSNVVNFLDGLDGLAAGVSAIGALAMAFAAFGKGQERLVVLCLSLAGSALGFLYFNFNPAKIFMGDAGAMFLGFTVAGISAMGALKRPATLALLVPVLVMGVPILDTAFAIFRRVKEHVSVATGDRDHVHHRLLAMGMTQRQAVLTLYMVSGFLAAAACGVVVVDPRIGVGGALTALGAVVLVGERSGVLKVDSRHKLTR